The genomic region AAAATGCGCCGCAACCTCCCCTGCCGTCATGCCCTGACGGGTGGTGGCGAGCTGTGCCAGCAGCGCGTCGGCCTCTTCAGACGGCACCGCCGTTCTCGGCTGCGGCTCGGGCTGCTTCATCGCTCGCTTAAAACCGCCGATCAGCCACTGGGTATCCTCATCCGGACGACCGATTTCTTTACGGCTGATGACGCGCCCGGTGCGCTGAGCCGCGGCGCTTCCGGCATCCAGCGCCGCACGGCATGCCGCCAGATCGCCTTCAACCACCAGCGTCACCTTGCCAGGGTCGAGCACTTCATGACTCAGCAAATTAACGTTGGCGGCTTTAAGCATCGCATCCGCCGCATCGACGGAGGCGACCATCCCTTCTACTTCCAGTAACCCCAGTGCATTGATCATCGCAAGCCTCCGTTACGCGCGCTGAATAGGGTTACGGGCGATATCCAGAACCGCGTCGGTAAAGGCGTTGCAGGCGGCTTTACAGGCGGCCTGGCTTCCGGTCAAAAACGCTGCCGAATAGTTGGTTTCAGACGGCGGCGGCACATAGGTCACCAGTTGAACGTCGGCTGACTTCATCGCCGCATCAATGCCAAACGTGGCTTCCAGCGGCGGGGCGACCAGGTAAGCGATCGGATCGCCAGACGGAATACCTGCAGTAGACGAGAGGTAAGAACCGGTACGCGATACGACGTGCGCCAGAAACGCCGTGTCCTGTGCATCGTTTGCCCACTGGAAGGCTGCACCGTTTTCAATGTGCGCAACCATAGCGTCCAGACCGGCGCGAACTTCTGCCGGGTTCGGTCCACCCAGCATGATCAGCACTTCACCGGCGGTCGGTGACGGCCCGTGGGCCGCCCCTGCGTACAGTGAACGGCCATACACCACTTCCACCATTGCCTGTTTTGTCGCTTCGTCTGCGGCAATATACGTCACGTCATCAGAGTCTGCCGTGATAAGACCGAGGCTACGAATATGCGGCGGTAATTTAAGTTCGCGTGCAAACCCGTCGTTCACGGAGGCTATCACCCGCATCGCGGTGACCGAGGGTCGAATCAAATCTAAAGCTGGCATAATGCCTCCTTAACGGGTCATGTTGATGCCGGACGCCTTCTGCTCCAGCATGCGTTTGGCCAAATCGACGATAACGGCTGCCGCTTCTACCGGTGGCGTACCGCCCTGATGGATATTGGAAATACAGGTGCGGTCGGCCTCGACGGTAGTTGCCACGCGCGGTGAGTACACCGCATAGCAGGAGAGACTTTCTGATTGCCCCAGCCCCGGACGTTCACCCACCAGCAGGATCACCACCTTCGCGCCGAGGGTTTCGCCGATCTGATCTTCAATCTTCACGCGACCATAGCGCACGAAGAATGGCGTCCCGACCTTCAGCCCGGCCTGTTTCAGCCCGGCGAGCAGCGGTGGCAAGATCTCTTCGTAGTTGGCGGTAATGGCATCCGTTGACAGGCCATCGGACACCACCACCTGCACATCCGGGTTCATCACGCACTGCGATTTCAGCGCGTCGATGGCTTCCTGGCTCAGACGGCGCCCCAGATCCGGGCGCGTGAGGTAAAGATTTTTGTCACTGATTTCTGAGCGAACTTCCAGCAGTCCCTGCGCTTTTACCCACTCTTCCGGCACCTCTTTCAGAACGGTGTCTTTGGAGCGTGAATGGTCAGCCAAAAAGCGCAGCAGCGCCTGGGTACGCGGACGCGGACCGGCACGACCGGTGCAAACGCGTGCGGCGGTGCTGCGGCGAAGTTCGGTCAGAACATCCGCACGATGTGGATTCTCAACGCCAATCCACGCTTTTGCTTCGGCAGAGCCTAAATCCACCGCACAGCTTTCACCTGCTGAGGGCGTCGCGCACTGCGGCTTGCTACATCCCTGCGCTGACGATGCGGCGGGTTGCGGCACGTCCTGTCCCATTGACGCCATCACGCTGCGTACAATTTCTTCAATCTGTTTTTGATCCATGTTTTGTCATCCCCGCGTCATCAGAAGAACAGTGACGGATCGCCCGCCCGTTTGGTCAGACGACCATTAGCCATAATGCCCATCGTCTCCAGCCAGCGTTCAAACTCCGGCGACGGACGCAGATTCAGCAACTGGCGCACGGTCGCGGTATCGTGGAAGGCGGTGGTTTGATAGTTGAGCATGATGTCGTCGCCGAGCGGCATGCCCATGATGTAGTTACAGCCCGCGGTGGCGAGCAGAATCATCAGGTTTTCGTTGAGGTTCTGATCGGCGTCGGCGTGGTTGGTGTAGCAGCAGTCGCAACCCATTGAGATGCCACTCAGCTTGCCCATAAAGTGATCTTCTAAGCCCGCACGAATGATCTGGCGGTCGTTGTAGAGATACTCGGGTCCGATAAAGCCCACCACGGTGTTCACGAGGAACGGATCGTAGTGCCGCGCCAGCCCGTAGTTACGCGCTTCCATCGTCACCTGATCGGCACCGAAGTTTGCCCCAGCGGAGAGCGCTGAACCCTGCCCGGTTTCAAAGTACAGGCAGTTTTCGCCCGCGATGCGGTTAAACTCCGCCCCTACCGCGCGCGCTTCGTCGAGCATTGCCAGCTCAACGCCGAACTCTTTTAAGCCCTTCTCGCTGCCGCAGATGCTCTGGAAGATCAGCCCCCCCGGCGCGCCGCGACGAATCGCTTCGATCTGGGTGGTCACGTGCGCCAGTACGCAGCCCTGGGTCGGAATGTTAAATTTGTCGATGACGCCGTACACGGTATCCAGCACGCGGCTTAAGTTTTCCACGTCGTCAGTGACCGGGTTAACGCCAATAACCGCATCACCTGCGCCGAAGGAAAGCCCTTCGTAGATCTGTGCGGCGATACTCTGCACGTCGTCACGGGTATCGTTCGGCTGCAGGCGGCAGCTGAAGGTGCCCGGAAGACCAATTGTGGTGTTGGCCTTTTTAATCACCGGCATTTTCTTGCCGCCGTAGATCAAATCCGCGTTAGAGCAGATTTTGGCCACCGCCGCCACCACTTCCGAGGTCAACCCTTTGCGGGTAAAGGCGATATCGTCAACGGAGGTTTCATCGCTCAGCACATACTCGCGCAGCTCGCTGATGCTCCAGTTTTTGATGCGGTTATAGGCGGTTTCGTTGACATCGTCCTGAATCAGACGCGTGACGCAGTCCTCTTCATAGGAGATCACCGGGTTGTTGCGAATGTCCGCTACCGTCATTTCTGACAGCACCTGCTTTGCCGCCACGCGCTCTTGCGAACTTTGCGCCGCGACGCCCGCCAGCACATCCCCCGAACGCAGTTCGTTGGCTTTTGCCAGTACCTCTTTTACATCCTTAAACTGATAAACATTGCCGAACAATGTGGTCTTTAGTTTCATAAGTCGTTCCCTCAGGAAGGAAATGCGAGTGATTTCACCGTCACCGGCACAACCGATCCGCCAAAAAGAGGCGTACCAATGTCGATATAGTCCCCCGCATGCACGGAAACCTCGTCGATAACCGCCAGCGGGAGTTGCTGTAACTGTGGGCGCAATAACATGCCCAGGGCTTTACCAAAATCCTGCTCGGCCACCACCAGCAGGGGATGTGGATTGGGAAAACGCGCGACGAAAGCGGTCAGCGCGTCGATGACCGAAAGTATTGCGGCGTAACGCACGGGAAGCGTGGCGGGAAGCGCCAGTACGTAAGCGTCCGTTTGCGGGTCCAGATCGAGTTGCGTCAGCGCCTGCTGCCACGCGCTGACCAGATCTCCGTCATTTTGTGGGATGGCTACTGGTAAATTGCGCAGCGGTAGCTGAACGCCTTCAAGCCAGATGGTGCTGCCAGAAAGCGACAGCGTATGTGCCCCAGCACCAATCACCGTGGCGCGCACGGTCTGCGCCGGAAACTGCACGTTCATCTCACGCAGGCGCGGATGCTCATGCAGCATCGTTGCCAGCAGCGGACCTATATCCGCATAGCAGAACGGATCGGCTGGCTGATTGCGGTAGCACTCCCCCACGCCGCCGGAAAGCGTAATCACATTCGGTTTTGCGCCTGCGGGAAGCAATGCCGTTTGCATCAGGCTCTGCGCCAGCGGCGAAAGCGTGCCTTCAAGCACTTCAACAATGAGCTGCGCCATCCGCTGTGCCACCTGTCCAAGCTGTGCAATGGTGAGCGCACGGGCATCCGTGCCAGGACCAAACACCTCGTCAACAATCTGCTGTCCCGGTTGATGCGCATGAACCACTCGCCCCTGCCCGTCCGTTTCCAGCAGTCGTCCGCCGACGTTCAGGCAGGCGGTGCCGCTGACTTTCCCGGCCTCAAACAGGGCGTAGTTCGAGGTACCGCCGCCGATGTCGATATTCAATACCCGGCACATCCGCTGCTCGGAGAGGGTTTGTGCGCCCGCGCCGTGACCGGCAATCACCGACTCCAGATGCGGCCCGGCACTGGCGACCACAAAGTCACCGAGCGACTGGGAGAGCGTCATCACCGCCGGACGCGCGTTGCGGGTTTTCGCACTCTCGCCGGTAATGATGATGGCCCCGGAGTCCACCGTTTCAGGGGCGACGCCTGCTGCCTGGTACTGCGTCAGAATTAACGCCTTCAGTTCGGCCTCTTTCAGCCCGCCCTGCTTATCGACGGGGGTAAAGAAGACCGGACTTTGCCAGCTAATTTCGCGTTTGATGAATTCGTAACGTGGCACCTGCGACACTGCCGCACGGTTAACCAGCTCAAGGCGTGAGAAGATCACCTGAGTGGTGGTGGTGCCAATATCAATACCCACGCTCAATAGCTGGCGAGTGTTCACGATTGCGCCTCCGCTTCGGTTTCTGCCGGGACGTTTTCATCTTTTGGCACCAGCATCATTGCCACGCCAATGGCTGTCACACCGCCAATCAGCTTGCCGACGATCATCGGGAAAATCATGGCGCTCATGTTGGCCGCCGCGAAGCCTAAATGGTCGCCCAACGCAAAAGCGGCGGAGACGGAGAAAGCGCAGTTAATCACTTTGCCACGCGTATCCATCTGCTTCATCATGCCGAACATCGGGATGTTATTTGCCAGCGTTGCAACCATTCCACCGGCCGCCATATTGTTGATTTTCAATACGTTGCCAACGCGCATCAGCGGTTTTTCAAACCAGCGGGTCAACAGCAGCACCATCGGATAGGCACCGAGCAGCACGCAGGAGATAGAACCGATCACTTCAATGGCGCGCATCACTTCGCCGGGCTTATCGCCAGGGGCCATAAAGATGGGATCCAGACCGGGGATCAGTTCCCAACCGAGCAGGAATTTGATCACCGCAGCGGCCAGACCAATCGTGATCAATGCCACAAGGAACTTGGCGAAGATCTGGAAGCCGTTAATCATTTTTTCCGGAATGAACTTCAGCCCCAGCGCCACCAGCACAGCGACGATAAGCACCGGAATCATATTCATCAGGATCAGCGCGAAGGTAAATTCCACCGGCTGGCCGTTAATTTGAACGCCGGAGTACATCGCGACCAGACCGCCGGCGATACAGCCGATGGGGATCGTAACAATACCGGCCAGCACGCCGAGCGCCAGATAGCGGCGGTCAGAAGGTTCGATGATCCCCAGCGCCACCGGGATGGAGAAAACGATGGTCGGCCCCATCATTGAGCCCAGGATTAACCCAGAGTATAGCCACGCTGCGACATCGCCACCTGCCAGCTCTTTGGCGAGGAAGAAGCCGCCCATATCGCAGGCCAGCAGCGTTCCGGCGAACATCGACGGGTTCGCGCCGAGCATTTCATACAGTGGAATGATGACCGGGCCGAGCAGCTTCGCCATCACCGGCGCCAGCGCCGTCATCCCGACCATGGCCAGCCCGAGTGCGCCCATCGCCATAAAGCCTTCTTCAAACTGGCCGCCCGATCCCTCGATGCTCTTACCGAATTTACCGAGGAAGCGCGCCGACCCGCCGAACTGCGACAGGATCCTGTCCACGGCGGCAATCAGCATAAAGAACATCATGATGTACATGATGATTTCGTTAATTCCCATAGCCTTATCTCCATTTGCCAGACGCAATTTGTAGGCCGGATAAGACGCGCCAGCGTCGCCATCCGGCATTAAAACAGCTTCATTCGTCATTGCCGGATGGCGGCTTCGCCTTATCCGGCCTACATCCTGCTTTGTTATGCCGCCGCGTACAGGTCGATAATCTGTTCCTGCGTGGCGGTTCGTGGGTTGCTGCGTAAACAAATATCAACCAGCGCGGCCTGTGCCCAGCCGCTGTAATGCGCAGGCGTTGCGCCAACGTCGGTGAGCCGCTTTGTCAGCCCCACTTCACCGATCAGTTCGCTCACTGCGCTGATGGCATCACGGTCATCCGCTTTTTTATTGATCAGCGCCCGCCCGATCTGCCCGAAGCGCTCGCGACACACCAGGCGGTTAAACCCCATTACCGTCGGCAACAGCATGGCGTTCGCCTGGCCGTGCGGGATGTGCAGCGCCGCGCCTGGCTGATGCGCCATGGCATGACACAGCCCCAGACCTGCACTGGAAAAGGCCATTCCTGCCATGCAGGAGGCGAGCAGCATGCTTTCACGCGCTGCAAGGTCATGGCCGTAGCCCACCGCTTTCGGCAACGCTTTGCCGATCATCGCAATCGCGCCAATCGCCAGGCTGTCGGTAAACGGGGAGGCATTTAGTGCGCTGTACGCCTCGACGGCATGGGTCAGCGCATCAATGCCGGTCATGGCCGTAACGTGCGGCGGTACGCCTTCGGTCAGCGCCGCGTCAAGAATCGCCACATCCGGCATCAGCGTCGGGTGTGACAGCACCTGCTTGCGTCCGGTAGCTGGGTCAATAATCACCGTGACGTTGGTGGTTTCTGAGCCGGTTCCCGCCGTAGTCGGCACCGCAATTAGCGGCAGGCGCGGACGCAATATGCTCTGTTCTGTCATCTGCGCCAGCGTGTGATCGGGGTTGGTGACGAGCAGCGCAACGGCTTTGGCCGCATCCAGCACTGAACCGCCGCCGAAGGCCACCACGCCATCACACTGCGACTCGCGCAACTGCGCCACCGCAGCGCACACATCGGTAATGCACGGCTCGCCCATCGGACACGGCCAGACCGTCATCGCCACGCCCTTCATCGCCAGGCTACGCTCAAGCGGTGCGGTCATTCCCGCCTGGTGCAGGAAGCTATCGACCATGACAAACAGATGCGTCAGCCCACGCGCCCGCGCTTCCTGTCCGCAGGTGCTAAGCGCCCCCAGCCCGCATAGCGTTACTGGCGGTACGCTAAAGGTTTTTACCCGTTGCAGATTCAGGGTGTCGAATGCCTGAAAGAGCGCCGTCTGCAGATCAGCTTGCATAGATTCCCTCCGCTTTCTCTTTCCCGCTGTTGGCGATCGCCAGCGGTGTCATAAACAGGCTGTGACGGGGTAAATGCACCTGCAATTCCGGGAAGCGTTTGCGAAACAGATCGTCCACGCCCGGCTGCATACAGGAACCGCCCGCCAGCCATAAGTGGGCAATGCCTTGCCCGGCAATATGACGGGCGACGATCTCCGCCATTTTTTCGTAGACCGGCTTCACCACCGGCCAGATTTCCTGCGCGTTGCTGCGCTTGTACTGCTCCGCCTCTTCCAGTGAGATGCGGCGGTTTCCAGCCAGCGTCAGAGAGATATGATGCCCACCTGTCGCTTCATCGGCGGACCTGGTCACCTTGCCCTGTTTGACGATGGCGATCCCGGTGGTGCCGCCGCCAATATCCACCACACCCGCGTTATCCAGCTGTAGCAGATCCGCCACGGCGGTCGGTTCGTCCAGCACGTGGCTCACCTCCAGCCCGGCGGACTCCAGCACGTTAATAGAGATACGCGGGTCGGTTCCTGGCGGGAACGACGTCGCCGCATGGGTAAAGCGACAGCCAAGCTGTTGCTCCAGCGTATCGAGATGGCGGCGCACGATGGTGACTGCACCGAAGAAATCCCAAACGATGCCGTCACGCACGACGTCGGCCCAGTCAAGGCATACCGCAACCGGCTGCGCGTCGCCGTCGACCACCATCGACACCACATCACAGGTGCCTAAATCCACCCCCAGCCACAGTGCGGATTCGCTCGCGGCAGGCGACTGATTGCAGAGTTCTGCGGCTTTTTGCAGCCTCGGCGTGAGCCAGCGTTGTTCGTCGTGCGCCATGTTTATCCCTTATACAATTCTGAAACTATCCACCAGCACACAGCGACGCAGGCGGACGAACGTACGCGCACTGGTCACCCCTTCTCCCGTTGGCGTGGTGATGGTCATGGTGGTCCAGCCTTCACCGCCGAGTCCAAGCCCGGCAATGCAGGGGCCGTTTTTAACGAAGATGCTGGTATCAATGGCGTTCGCCATCCGGTTCATGTTGTCGATATTGCGGGAGTGCATCGCCGCCGTATGGTGACAACCGCCTTCTAGCTGAACCGCCAGCGCAATCGCCTCGTCAACGTTTGCTACCCGCACCACCGGCAGGACCGGCATCATCAGTTCGGTAACGGCAAAGGGATGCTTTGCCGGCGTTTCAACAAACAGCAAACGGGTTTGCGGCGGGACGTTAAGGTCAATACTGGCGGCAATTTTCGCCGCGTCGCGACCGACCCAGTCGCGACTGACGGTGCCTTTGCCGTGCTCATCGATCTTTTTCAGCAGAACTGGCTGAAGCTGTTCCGCCTGCGCGGCGGTCAGTTTCACCGCCTGCAGGCCTTCCATTAGACGCATCAGTTCGTCGGCGACGCTGTCGACGACAATCAGCACCTTTTCGTCGGCACAAATGATGTTGTTATCAAACGATGCACCTTTAACGATGGACTCTGCGGCACGCGCCAGGTCGGCGGTTTCATCGACCACCACCGGCGGGTTACCGGCACCTGCCGCAATCAGGCGTTTGTTGGTATGCTTACGGGCCGCGTCAACGACCGCTTCGCCGCCGGTCACCACCAGCAGGCCAATGCCGGGATACTTAAACAGCCGCTGTGCGGTTTCGATATCCGGGTTGGCAACGGTCACCAGCAGGTTCTCCGGGCCGCCGGCCGCGACGATGGCCTGGTTAAGCAGCGTGATCGCGCGCTGTGAAACGCCTTTCGCCGCCGGATGCGGAGCGAAGACGACGCTGTTTCCCGCCGCAATCAGGCTGATCGCGTTATTGATCACCGTGGCCGCCGGGTTGGTGGACGGCGTAACTGACGCCACCACGCCCCACGGCGCGTTTTCTATCAGCGTCAGGCCGTTATCGCCGGTCAATACCTGCGGGGAGAGACACTCCACGCCCGGCGTGCCGCGCGCCTGCGCCACGTTTTTGGCAAATTTATCTTCAACGCGTCCCATGCCGGTTTCAGTGACGGCAAGTTCCGCTAATTCTCTGGCGTGTTTTTCGCCCGCTTCACGGATCGCATGGATAGCAAGCTGGCGCATTGCCACGCTTTTCAGTTCCTGCTGAGCGACTTTGGCTGACGCTACCGCATCATCGAGGGAGGCAAAAACGCCCATGTCATGAACGGCAGCCACAGGCTGACTGCTGTCTTTCATTTTCAGCAGCACCGCTTTTACCACCTGTTCAATATCCTGTTGATTCATGATGTTCAGTCCTATTTGTGGAAAATCACCTGTCCGCCAGCCACCACTTCATCGACGATGCCAATCACGCAGAGATCGACAGGAGATGCCTCGCTGCGGTGCGCCTGACGCGCCGAGCTGCCGCTCACCAGCAGCACCCATTCGCCGGTACCTGCGCCAATGCTGTCGATGGCGACGGCGCACTGCCCGTCCGGGTTGCCCTCGGCGTCGATCATTTGCACCATCAGCAATTTGTCATGCGCCAGTCCCTGATGACGTACGGTGCAAACGATTTGTCCTGTGACGACTGCCAGTTTCATTCCCGCCTCCTCATTGCCGGATGGCGGCGCTTTGCGCCTTATCCGGCCTACAAAATCCGAACCGTAGGCCGGATAAGCGCAGCGCCATCCGGCACCACGAGTCCTGCTTAGATGTTGCTGTCGCCTTTGAAGCTGATCGGGAAAACCTCTTCCAGATCGCCGTGCGGACGCGGGATGACGTGCACAGAAACCAGCTCACCAATACGCTGAGCGGCGGCGGCGCCTGCATCGGTGGCTGCTTTGCACGCTGCAACATCACCGCGAACCATGGCAGTCACCAGACCGCCGCCAATCTGCTTCACACCAACCAGCTTCACGCGTGCGGCTTTGACCATCGCATCTGAGGCCTCAATCAGCGCAACCAGGCCCCGCGTTTCAATCATTCCTAATGCTTCCATTGTGTTTTCCTCTCATGGGGTCCAGAACGGGACCGTTTATACAACCAGGGTTTGCGAGTCGCGTTCGCGGCTCATGTCAGTCTGGCGCGGCACAGATGCCACCAACGCCAGTTCGATAATTTCCTGTACGCTACAGCCTCGGGAAAGGTCATGAAGCGGTGCGGCAAGCCCCTGAATCAGAGGCCCGACCGCGCGATAGCCCCCGAGACGCTGGGCGATCTTGTAGCCAATATTTCCTGCCTCCAGCGATGGAAAGACCATCACGTTGGCGTTACCGCGTAGCGGACTGGCGGGGGCTTTTTGTGCAGCCACCTCCGGCACGAAGGCGGCATCAAACTGCAGCTCGCCGTCGACGATGAGCTGGGGTGCGCGTTCACGGACAATCTCCGTCGCCTGCTGAACGTTCGCGACGTTGGGATGACGGGCGCTGCCGTTGCTTGAGAACGACAGCATCGCCACCCGCGGCTCTTCTCCGGTAATCCCGCTCCAGGTATCAGCGCTGGCGATAGCGATATCCGCCAACTGCGCCGCCGTCGGCTGCGGCACCACGCTACAGTCGGCAAACCCTAACGCTGGGCCGACGTACTGCGGCAACATGAGAAAAATGGAGGACAGCGTTTTGCAGCCCGGCTGGAGCCCGATAATGCGCAAACCTGCACGCAGCACGTTGGCGGTCGAAGAAAGGTTGCCCGCGATACAGACGTCAGCGCTGCCCGCGCTGACCATTGCCGCGGCAAACATCAGCGGGTCGTTGAGTTTTTCAACGGCATCCGGCGGTGTTTTCTCGCCTGCACGCGCCTGCCAGCGCTGGGCGAACGCCTCACGCATCGCCACGTTGCTGTGCGGGTCGATGACCTGAATCCCGTCCAGCGCGATACGATGACTAAGCGCGAACTGGCGCAGAGCAAACGGACTGGCCACCAGAATGGGACGCGCCAGCTTATGCTGTTGCAGATAGTGCGCGGCCTTCAGCACGCGCTCGTCTAAGGCGTCCGGAAAGACCACCCGCGCCGGAGCGCTCTGGGCAAGCTGGCGGGCGCGTTCAATAATCATTGTTCACCTCCCAGTCGCTGTTGGATCTGGCTGACGGTGAGCGGACGTTTCGTGACACAGAGAATCATCATCACGTAGACCGCGCTGGAAAGGCGGTTCAGCGCCTGCATGATGTCAGGGCGCAACACCTCGAAGCTGCGGGTGATGAACACCTGAGCGGCGATCGTTTCCGTCTCGCGAATTTTGGTACGCAGCAGATTCAGCAGCGCGGCATCACGGCCGTGGCTCGCTTCCGGCACCAGATGATCGTGATCGAGATAGCGCAGCGGCTGATGAGACAGCCGGTGCAGATCGTCTTCGCAAAGCCCGACAATTGCCTGCGCCGCCAGCGGCTCATCCATGGCATCAGCACGCATAATGTTGCCCAGCCGCGAACGAATATCCGCCAGCCACGGCTGCCAGGACTCCGCCAGCTCGATTTGCAGCCACACCGCCAGCGCGATAGTGCTGTCCAGCGCGGCACGAAAGCCGAGGCGCGGGTCGCTCTTGGCGACCATTTTGTCGGCGGTTAAATGGGTCAGGGTGTCGGGCTTTTTCGCTACCGGCTGGCGGCACAGTTCGCAGCAGGCCTGCGGATGGCTGTCGCTACTGGTTAAACCGTGTACCGGCTGCGGCTGCTGCTGTTCGTCATCGACAAACAGACGGCCCTGTTCATCAAGAAACTTGATGCGCAGGCGGCGACCTTCCAGCAACTCCCTGGCAGAAGGCGTCAGGCGGGCGTCGGCGGGGAGATGTATTTCTGCTCCCTCGCTGAGCGTATGGTTCGCTCTGAGCCACGCTTCGGTGATGAAATCTTTCATACCGATTGCCAGTTTGCCGGCCATGCCACGTAGAGAAAGCGCACGGTCGACGGCGTACCGAATTCAATGCTGGAGCCTTTCGGGATAAACATCACGTCCCCGGCTTTGGCAATCATCGTTTCCCCTTCATGACGCACGTGCAGCTCGCCTTCCAGGATCATGTCGATTTCGTCATAGTTCAGCGTCCATGGGAAAAAGGCGTTATCCCACTGCATAAACCCGGCGGCCATGCTGCTGCCGTCCTGTTCGGTCACCAGATCGGTTAAGCCCACACAGTGCGGCTCGGCACCGTCGAAACGGCCAAACTTGACGCTGCT from Citrobacter sp. RHB25-C09 harbors:
- the eutH gene encoding ethanolamine utilization protein EutH, which produces MGINEIIMYIMMFFMLIAAVDRILSQFGGSARFLGKFGKSIEGSGGQFEEGFMAMGALGLAMVGMTALAPVMAKLLGPVIIPLYEMLGANPSMFAGTLLACDMGGFFLAKELAGGDVAAWLYSGLILGSMMGPTIVFSIPVALGIIEPSDRRYLALGVLAGIVTIPIGCIAGGLVAMYSGVQINGQPVEFTFALILMNMIPVLIVAVLVALGLKFIPEKMINGFQIFAKFLVALITIGLAAAVIKFLLGWELIPGLDPIFMAPGDKPGEVMRAIEVIGSISCVLLGAYPMVLLLTRWFEKPLMRVGNVLKINNMAAGGMVATLANNIPMFGMMKQMDTRGKVINCAFSVSAAFALGDHLGFAAANMSAMIFPMIVGKLIGGVTAIGVAMMLVPKDENVPAETEAEAQS
- the eutA gene encoding ethanolamine ammonia-lyase reactivating factor EutA, whose amino-acid sequence is MNTRQLLSVGIDIGTTTTQVIFSRLELVNRAAVSQVPRYEFIKREISWQSPVFFTPVDKQGGLKEAELKALILTQYQAAGVAPETVDSGAIIITGESAKTRNARPAVMTLSQSLGDFVVASAGPHLESVIAGHGAGAQTLSEQRMCRVLNIDIGGGTSNYALFEAGKVSGTACLNVGGRLLETDGQGRVVHAHQPGQQIVDEVFGPGTDARALTIAQLGQVAQRMAQLIVEVLEGTLSPLAQSLMQTALLPAGAKPNVITLSGGVGECYRNQPADPFCYADIGPLLATMLHEHPRLREMNVQFPAQTVRATVIGAGAHTLSLSGSTIWLEGVQLPLRNLPVAIPQNDGDLVSAWQQALTQLDLDPQTDAYVLALPATLPVRYAAILSVIDALTAFVARFPNPHPLLVVAEQDFGKALGMLLRPQLQQLPLAVIDEVSVHAGDYIDIGTPLFGGSVVPVTVKSLAFPS
- the eutJ gene encoding ethanolamine utilization protein EutJ, whose product is MAHDEQRWLTPRLQKAAELCNQSPAASESALWLGVDLGTCDVVSMVVDGDAQPVAVCLDWADVVRDGIVWDFFGAVTIVRRHLDTLEQQLGCRFTHAATSFPPGTDPRISINVLESAGLEVSHVLDEPTAVADLLQLDNAGVVDIGGGTTGIAIVKQGKVTRSADEATGGHHISLTLAGNRRISLEEAEQYKRSNAQEIWPVVKPVYEKMAEIVARHIAGQGIAHLWLAGGSCMQPGVDDLFRKRFPELQVHLPRHSLFMTPLAIANSGKEKAEGIYAS
- the eutL gene encoding ethanolamine utilization microcompartment protein EutL, encoding MPALDLIRPSVTAMRVIASVNDGFARELKLPPHIRSLGLITADSDDVTYIAADEATKQAMVEVVYGRSLYAGAAHGPSPTAGEVLIMLGGPNPAEVRAGLDAMVAHIENGAAFQWANDAQDTAFLAHVVSRTGSYLSSTAGIPSGDPIAYLVAPPLEATFGIDAAMKSADVQLVTYVPPPSETNYSAAFLTGSQAACKAACNAFTDAVLDIARNPIQRA
- the eutC gene encoding ethanolamine ammonia-lyase subunit EutC, which translates into the protein MDQKQIEEIVRSVMASMGQDVPQPAASSAQGCSKPQCATPSAGESCAVDLGSAEAKAWIGVENPHRADVLTELRRSTAARVCTGRAGPRPRTQALLRFLADHSRSKDTVLKEVPEEWVKAQGLLEVRSEISDKNLYLTRPDLGRRLSQEAIDALKSQCVMNPDVQVVVSDGLSTDAITANYEEILPPLLAGLKQAGLKVGTPFFVRYGRVKIEDQIGETLGAKVVILLVGERPGLGQSESLSCYAVYSPRVATTVEADRTCISNIHQGGTPPVEAAAVIVDLAKRMLEQKASGINMTR
- the eutK gene encoding ethanolamine utilization microcompartment protein EutK; translation: MINALGLLEVEGMVASVDAADAMLKAANVNLLSHEVLDPGKVTLVVEGDLAACRAALDAGSAAAQRTGRVISRKEIGRPDEDTQWLIGGFKRAMKQPEPQPRTAVPSEEADALLAQLATTRQGMTAGEVAAHFGWPLEQARSALEQLFTDGTLRKRSSRYRLKN
- the eutG gene encoding ethanolamine utilization ethanol dehydrogenase EutG; protein product: MQADLQTALFQAFDTLNLQRVKTFSVPPVTLCGLGALSTCGQEARARGLTHLFVMVDSFLHQAGMTAPLERSLAMKGVAMTVWPCPMGEPCITDVCAAVAQLRESQCDGVVAFGGGSVLDAAKAVALLVTNPDHTLAQMTEQSILRPRLPLIAVPTTAGTGSETTNVTVIIDPATGRKQVLSHPTLMPDVAILDAALTEGVPPHVTAMTGIDALTHAVEAYSALNASPFTDSLAIGAIAMIGKALPKAVGYGHDLAARESMLLASCMAGMAFSSAGLGLCHAMAHQPGAALHIPHGQANAMLLPTVMGFNRLVCRERFGQIGRALINKKADDRDAISAVSELIGEVGLTKRLTDVGATPAHYSGWAQAALVDICLRSNPRTATQEQIIDLYAAA
- the eutB gene encoding ethanolamine ammonia-lyase subunit alpha, giving the protein MKLKTTLFGNVYQFKDVKEVLAKANELRSGDVLAGVAAQSSQERVAAKQVLSEMTVADIRNNPVISYEEDCVTRLIQDDVNETAYNRIKNWSISELREYVLSDETSVDDIAFTRKGLTSEVVAAVAKICSNADLIYGGKKMPVIKKANTTIGLPGTFSCRLQPNDTRDDVQSIAAQIYEGLSFGAGDAVIGVNPVTDDVENLSRVLDTVYGVIDKFNIPTQGCVLAHVTTQIEAIRRGAPGGLIFQSICGSEKGLKEFGVELAMLDEARAVGAEFNRIAGENCLYFETGQGSALSAGANFGADQVTMEARNYGLARHYDPFLVNTVVGFIGPEYLYNDRQIIRAGLEDHFMGKLSGISMGCDCCYTNHADADQNLNENLMILLATAGCNYIMGMPLGDDIMLNYQTTAFHDTATVRQLLNLRPSPEFERWLETMGIMANGRLTKRAGDPSLFF